AGAAAACAAATTAACTTATTTTTCATTATCTCACCTGATAAGTCTTCGATACCAATTCTTGCGCCTTTATGTATGCTTCATAATCGGCCAATAAATAATAATGATCGTGTTTCAACAAAATATCAGcaatatttttaaaatcatttggaTTACTTGGGCTAAAGAAACCACCCTGAATTTGATCGATGCATTGTTTAATCTCAGGATTACGATTGTAGTATTCATAGGCATTATAACCACGTTTCTTTAACGCCTCAACTTCCTCAACAGTCATGCCAAAAATGAAAATGTTATCATTACCCATTTCCTCAGCCATCTCTACATTGGCGCCATCCAGCGTTCCAATAGTTAAAGCGCCGTTCAACTGGAATTTCATATTACCAGTACCGGATGCCTCAGTGCCGGCAGTAGAGATTTGTTCTGATAGATCAGCAGCGGGCATAATCTTCTCGGCTAAAGTAACACGATAATTCTCCAAAAAGATAACTTTCAGTTTATCACCCACAATGGGATCGTTGTTAACAACATTACCAACAGCGCAAATCAGCTTGATGATCTGCTTGGCCACATAATAACCCGGAGCAGCTTTGCCACCAATCATAATTGTACGCGGTGTAAAGTTAGCGGTGGGATCCTTCTTGATGCGATTGTAAAGTGTGATAATGTGCAGGCAATTCAACAGTTGACGTTTGTACTCATGTATACGTTTGACTTGAATGTCAAACATGGAGGCGGGATTAACTTTTACGCCATAatctttttccaaaatttgtgcgagctttaatttgttttcttgtttCACGCGTGCAACGTTGCGTTGGAAATTGGGATCTTTGGCCCACTTCTTCAGTGCTACCAATTGATCCAAATGTACAGGCCACTCGGTACCTATCTTTTCGGCAATCAAATCAGACAAACCCGGATTGCAGAGTAGCAACCAACGACGTGGCGTAATACCATTAGTCTTGTTTTGGAATTTATGCGGCTCGAACTCGTAAAATAGACGGAAGAGATCTTTCTTTAGAATTTCTGAATGAATAGCAGCTACACCGTTTACAGCATGTGAGCCGACAATAGACAAATGCGCCATATTAATGCGCTTCTCACCATCCTCCTCTACCAAAGACATACGACGCATACGTTCAAAGTCGCCAGGATATTTTTTGGCTACGTTTTCCATGAATAGGAAATTAATATGATAGATGATTTGTAGATGACGTGGCAGAATTGACTCCAACAATGAAACGGGCCAGCGTTCCAAAGCTTCGGGCAATACGGTGTGATTTGTGTAGCCGCAGGTACGTTTAGTTATATCCCAAGCTGTATCCCAATCCAAATTCTCCTCATCAATAAATATACGCATCAACTCGGGTATAGCCAGTGAAGGATGAGTGTCATTCAATTGGATGGCAACTTTATCGGGGAAATGATCGAAATGATGACGCACAGTTTCGCGTGAGCCAAATTTGGAATTTTTGTAACGACGTACAATGTCATGTAAAGTGGCA
The DNA window shown above is from Eurosta solidaginis isolate ZX-2024a chromosome 2, ASM4086904v1, whole genome shotgun sequence and carries:
- the Glyp gene encoding glycogen phosphorylase, with the protein product MSKPPTDEERRKQISVRGIAEVGNVTLVKKNFNRHLHYTLVKDRNVATMRDYYFALANTVRDNMVGRWIRTQQMYYETDPKRVYYLSLEYYMGRSLQNTMINLGIQSECEEAMYQLGLDIEALEDIEEDAGLGNGGLGRLAACLLDSMATLGLAAYGYGLRYEYGIFAQKILNGEQQEEPDDWLRFGNPWEKARPEFMKPVSFYGRVIDTPEGKKWVDTQVVYAMPYDIPIPGYGNNRVNTLRLWSAKSPVDFNLKFFNNGDYIQAVLDRNLAENITRVLYPNDNFFEGKELRLKQEYFMVAATLHDIVRRYKNSKFGSRETVRHHFDHFPDKVAIQLNDTHPSLAIPELMRIFIDEENLDWDTAWDITKRTCGYTNHTVLPEALERWPVSLLESILPRHLQIIYHINFLFMENVAKKYPGDFERMRRMSLVEEDGEKRINMAHLSIVGSHAVNGVAAIHSEILKKDLFRLFYEFEPHKFQNKTNGITPRRWLLLCNPGLSDLIAEKIGTEWPVHLDQLVALKKWAKDPNFQRNVARVKQENKLKLAQILEKDYGVKVNPASMFDIQVKRIHEYKRQLLNCLHIITLYNRIKKDPTANFTPRTIMIGGKAAPGYYVAKQIIKLICAVGNVVNNDPIVGDKLKVIFLENYRVTLAEKIMPAADLSEQISTAGTEASGTGNMKFQLNGALTIGTLDGANVEMAEEMGNDNIFIFGMTVEEVEALKKRGYNAYEYYNRNPEIKQCIDQIQGGFFSPSNPNDFKNIADILLKHDHYYLLADYEAYIKAQELVSKTYQNQAKWLEMAIHNIASSGKFSSDRTIIEYARDIWGVEPTWEKMPAPEDTPAAK